Proteins encoded by one window of Chrysemys picta bellii isolate R12L10 chromosome 10, ASM1138683v2, whole genome shotgun sequence:
- the LOC135974074 gene encoding uncharacterized protein LOC135974074 produces the protein MQSSPAVMAMQSGNRKRAPAWTDREVLDLIAVWGDESVLSELRSKRRNAKIYEKISKDMAERGYSRDATQCRVKIKELRQGYQKTKEANGRSGSHPQTSRFYEALHSILGAAATTTPPVTVDSEDGILSTAGSSDMLGDGEDEEGDEEGEAVGSSHNADFPDSQDLFITLTEIPYEASPAITPDTESGEGSATPSATVSQPSLESHSQRLARIRRRKKRTREDMFSELMASSQAQAAQQTQWRENLTRMHQANMDREERWRQEDQQATQTLLGLLREQTDTLRRLVDVLQERRQEDRAPLQSISNRPPPPPSPIPTSPKVQRRRGGRVPANSHSTPAESSSSRRLSFPKI, from the exons atgcagagctctccagcagtgatggccatgcagtctgggaatagaaagagagccccagcatggactgatcgtgaagtcttggatctcatcgctgtgtggggcgatgagtccgtgctttccgagctgcgatccaaaagaaggaatgcaaagatctacgagaagatctctaaagacatggcagagagaggatacagccgggatgcaacgcagtgccgcgtgaaaatcaaggagctgagacaaggctaccagaagaccaaagaggcaaacggacgctccggatcccatccccagacatcccgtttctacgaggcactgcattccatcctcggtgctgccgccaccactaccccaccagtgaccgtggactctgaggatgggatactgtccacggccggttcctcagacatgttaggggacggggaagatgaggaaggagatgaggagggcgaggcagttggcagctctcacaacgctgatttccccgacagccaggatctcttcatcacccttacagagatcccctacgaagcgtccccagccattaccccggacacagaatctggtgaaggatcagcca ccccgtctgcgactgtctcacaacctagcctggaatcacactcccagaggctagcgcggattaggcgtaggaagaagaggacacgggaggacatgttctctgagcttatggcctcttcccaagcccaggcagcacagcagacccagtggcgggagaacttgacccgaatgcaccaagccaacatggatcgggaggagaggtggcggcaggaagaccagcaggcgactcaaacgctgcttggactactgagggagcaaacggacacgctccggcgccttgtggatgttctgcaggaacggaggcaggaggacagagccccgctgcagtccatctctaaccgccctcccccgccaccaagtcccatacccacctcacccaaagtgcaaagaaggagaggcggcagagtccctgctaactctcactccacccctgcagagagctctagtagcagaaggctctcatttcccaaaatttga